In Rhizobium sp. N324, a single genomic region encodes these proteins:
- a CDS encoding AGROH133_08824 family phage infection protein: protein MDFYFPTELGEQLAFCSAAFTALAGFIMMFAPGHTFRLLGLQAQQGRPEGYGEGRSMGGFYLGFGLSAIMLAQTTIYMALGAAFAMAAFARIISILSDKGSNIVNYLLLVVQIALAALPLLYVFGFTQT, encoded by the coding sequence ATGGATTTCTATTTTCCGACCGAACTCGGCGAGCAGCTGGCGTTCTGCTCCGCCGCCTTCACGGCGCTCGCCGGCTTCATCATGATGTTTGCACCCGGCCATACTTTCCGTCTTCTCGGCCTGCAGGCGCAGCAGGGGCGACCGGAAGGATATGGCGAGGGTCGCTCGATGGGCGGTTTCTATCTCGGCTTCGGCCTGTCGGCGATCATGCTCGCCCAGACCACAATCTACATGGCGCTCGGCGCCGCCTTTGCGATGGCGGCCTTTGCCCGTATCATCTCGATCCTGTCCGATAAGGGGAGTAATATCGTCAACTATTTACTCCTGGTTGTGCAGATTGCCTTGGCCGCGCTGCCGCTGCTGTATGTTTTCGGCTTCACCCAGACGTGA
- a CDS encoding primosomal protein N': MSTDSSDLFGALFEAPPANRTVPVLVPMPAPKPYSYSVPEGMAVEPGSVVQVPLGPRQVIGVVWDGGEDGVDPKKLRPISHVFDCPPLSREMRDFIDWVAAYTLSPPGLVARMALRAPNAFEPEPMVEGLKFVGGEPERMTPARARVLDTASDGLSWTRSGLAHAAGVSTSVVDGLITLGIFETIFLPPPPVVAMPDPEFAAARLKGPQKEAAAEIVSDVRKGEFSVSLIDGVTGSGKTEVYFEAIAETLKRGKQVLILLPEIALTASFMERFQDRFGAKPAEWHSDLAPRMREKVWRQAVTGEVRVVAGARSALFLPFEDLGLIIVDEEHDPAYKQEDRVFYNARDMAVVRGRIGDFPVVLVSATPSVESQVNGQSGRYTTVHLPTRFGDAALPDLHLIDMRRHAPERGGFLSPVLIRAIGKTVEKREQALLFLNRRGYAPLTLCRVCGHRFQCPQCSSWLVEHRFRKQLQCHQCGHAERTPEACPECGTLDHLVACGPGVERIAEEVERHFPQARTIVLSSDIMGGVKRLRLELEAIAKGEADIVIGTQLVAKGHNFPLMTLVGIVDADLGLANGDPRAAERTFQLLSQVTGRAGRTGLKSHGLLQTYQPQHPVMQAIVSGNSDAFYEREISERERAILPPFGRLASIIVSAETRHDAENHARGMRNAAPQVSGISVLGPAEAPLALVRGRHRFRLLVHGRRNSDMQGFLRAMLSQSPKERGSVQVQLDIDPQSFL, encoded by the coding sequence ATGAGCACAGATTCGTCCGATCTCTTTGGCGCGCTTTTCGAGGCACCGCCCGCGAACCGAACGGTTCCCGTGCTGGTGCCGATGCCGGCGCCCAAACCCTATTCCTATTCGGTGCCCGAGGGCATGGCGGTCGAGCCCGGCTCGGTCGTGCAGGTGCCGCTCGGGCCGCGGCAGGTGATCGGCGTCGTCTGGGACGGCGGCGAGGATGGCGTCGACCCGAAGAAACTGCGGCCGATCAGCCATGTCTTCGACTGCCCGCCGCTTTCGCGGGAGATGCGCGATTTCATCGATTGGGTGGCGGCCTATACGCTTTCGCCGCCCGGCCTCGTCGCCCGCATGGCGCTGAGGGCGCCGAACGCCTTCGAGCCGGAGCCGATGGTGGAGGGGCTGAAATTCGTCGGCGGCGAACCAGAGCGGATGACGCCGGCGCGCGCCCGCGTGCTTGACACCGCCTCCGACGGTTTGTCCTGGACGCGCAGCGGCCTGGCGCATGCGGCGGGGGTCTCGACCAGCGTCGTCGACGGACTGATCACGCTCGGCATCTTCGAGACGATCTTCCTGCCGCCGCCGCCGGTCGTGGCGATGCCGGATCCCGAATTTGCCGCCGCCCGCCTCAAAGGGCCGCAGAAAGAGGCGGCCGCGGAGATCGTTTCCGATGTCCGCAAGGGCGAATTTTCGGTGTCGCTGATCGACGGGGTGACCGGATCGGGCAAGACCGAGGTCTATTTCGAGGCGATCGCCGAAACGTTGAAACGCGGCAAGCAGGTGCTGATCCTGCTGCCGGAGATCGCGCTGACGGCAAGTTTCATGGAGCGTTTCCAGGATCGCTTCGGGGCAAAACCGGCCGAATGGCATTCCGATCTGGCGCCGCGCATGCGCGAAAAGGTCTGGCGCCAGGCGGTGACCGGCGAGGTCCGCGTCGTGGCCGGCGCCCGCTCGGCGCTCTTCCTGCCCTTCGAGGATCTCGGCCTGATCATCGTCGACGAGGAGCACGATCCGGCCTACAAGCAGGAGGATCGCGTTTTCTACAATGCCCGCGACATGGCCGTGGTGCGCGGCCGCATCGGCGATTTTCCCGTCGTCCTGGTGTCGGCGACGCCGTCGGTCGAAAGCCAGGTCAACGGGCAGAGCGGGCGCTACACCACCGTCCACCTGCCGACGCGTTTCGGCGACGCGGCGTTACCGGACCTGCATCTCATCGATATGCGCCGGCACGCGCCGGAGCGCGGCGGCTTCCTGTCGCCGGTGCTGATCCGGGCGATCGGCAAGACGGTGGAGAAGCGCGAACAGGCGCTGCTCTTTCTCAATCGGCGCGGTTATGCGCCGCTGACCCTCTGCCGCGTCTGCGGCCACCGTTTCCAATGCCCGCAATGTTCGAGCTGGCTGGTCGAGCATCGTTTTCGCAAGCAGCTGCAATGCCATCAATGCGGCCATGCCGAGCGCACGCCGGAGGCCTGCCCGGAATGCGGCACGCTCGACCATCTCGTCGCCTGCGGGCCGGGCGTCGAGCGCATTGCCGAGGAGGTGGAGCGGCATTTCCCACAGGCGCGCACCATCGTTCTCTCCTCGGATATCATGGGCGGGGTGAAGCGGCTGCGGCTGGAATTGGAGGCGATCGCCAAGGGGGAGGCTGATATCGTCATCGGCACTCAACTCGTCGCCAAGGGGCATAATTTTCCACTGATGACACTGGTCGGTATCGTCGATGCCGATCTCGGCCTTGCCAATGGCGATCCGCGCGCCGCCGAGCGCACCTTCCAGCTTCTGTCGCAGGTGACCGGCCGGGCCGGGCGCACCGGCCTCAAAAGCCATGGGCTGCTGCAGACCTATCAGCCGCAGCATCCAGTCATGCAGGCGATCGTCTCAGGCAATTCCGACGCCTTCTACGAGCGCGAGATCAGCGAACGCGAACGCGCCATATTGCCGCCCTTCGGTAGGCTCGCCTCGATCATCGTCTCGGCCGAAACCCGCCATGATGCCGAAAACCATGCGCGCGGCATGCGCAACGCCGCACCGCAGGTCTCCGGCATTTCGGTGCTCGGCCCGGCCGAAGCGCCACTGGCGCTGGTGCGCGGCCGCCACCGCTTCCGTCTTTTGGTACACGGCCGGCGCAACTCCGACATGCAGGGTTTCTTGCGGGCGATGTTGTCGCAATCGCCGAAGGAGCGCGGATCGGTGCAGGTGCAGCTCGACATCGATCCGCAGAGCTTTCTCTAA
- a CDS encoding dihydrodipicolinate synthase family protein has protein sequence MARLTEDAKGVYVIAVTPFTDDGALDLDSIDSMVDFYEGAGVTGLTVLGQLGEAPKLTAEESRSVVERVLRRLDGRLPVVVGVSAPGLAPMRELAEAVMGEGAAGVMVAPPWTVKTDDQAFAFYQSVGEALGDTPFVLQDYPLTTNVTIAPKVIERIVNEVQNCVMLKHEDWPGLAKISALRAASDKGAMRRISILCGNGGLFLPEEMGRGADGAMTGFCYPEMMVGVVAAYAAGNPDRAHDIFDAYLPLARYEQQQGIGLACRKYVLAKRGVIKSANLRKPGAKLSALDIADVERLLARQAARLEEIGVKLKA, from the coding sequence ATGGCCAGACTGACCGAAGACGCCAAGGGTGTCTATGTGATCGCCGTAACCCCGTTCACAGATGACGGCGCGCTCGATCTCGACAGCATCGACAGCATGGTCGATTTCTACGAAGGCGCCGGCGTCACCGGCCTGACGGTGCTCGGCCAGCTCGGCGAGGCCCCGAAGCTGACCGCAGAGGAATCGCGGAGCGTGGTCGAGCGGGTGCTGAGGCGCCTCGACGGGCGCCTGCCCGTCGTCGTCGGCGTCTCGGCGCCGGGGCTTGCGCCGATGCGCGAACTTGCCGAAGCGGTCATGGGCGAAGGTGCGGCCGGCGTCATGGTCGCGCCGCCCTGGACAGTCAAGACCGATGACCAGGCTTTCGCCTTCTACCAGTCGGTCGGCGAGGCCCTGGGCGATACGCCCTTCGTGCTGCAGGATTATCCGCTCACTACCAATGTGACGATCGCGCCCAAGGTGATCGAACGCATCGTCAACGAGGTGCAAAATTGCGTCATGCTCAAGCACGAGGACTGGCCGGGCCTTGCCAAGATATCGGCGCTCCGTGCCGCCAGCGACAAGGGCGCCATGCGGCGCATCTCCATCCTTTGCGGCAATGGCGGACTGTTCCTGCCCGAAGAGATGGGCCGCGGCGCCGATGGCGCGATGACCGGCTTTTGTTATCCTGAGATGATGGTCGGCGTCGTCGCGGCCTATGCGGCCGGAAATCCCGATCGCGCCCATGACATCTTCGACGCCTATCTGCCGCTCGCCCGCTATGAACAGCAGCAAGGCATCGGGCTTGCCTGCCGCAAATATGTTCTGGCCAAGCGCGGCGTGATCAAATCCGCCAATCTGCGCAAGCCGGGCGCCAAGCTCTCGGCGCTCGACATTGCCGATGTCGAACGACTGCTGGCGCGCCAAGCCGCCCGCCTCGAGGAGATCGGCGTGAAACTTAAAGCGTGA
- a CDS encoding GNAT family N-acetyltransferase — protein sequence MTVDIRTIRDRLPREVADLESEARREGHLHIARLIDQWSAGDIRFEGDGERLLGAYAGEALAGVGGVTVEPALSGALRMRRFYVSPEMRGHGIGRLLALNLLNHARDFCSVVTVHPGNPGAVKFWGALGFQPCGPDGDTHCLEIARISAGRDISGASFTL from the coding sequence ATGACGGTCGATATCCGCACGATCCGCGATCGGTTGCCGCGGGAGGTCGCAGACCTCGAAAGCGAGGCCCGGCGGGAGGGCCATCTCCATATCGCCCGCCTCATCGACCAATGGTCGGCCGGCGACATCAGGTTCGAGGGTGACGGTGAGAGGCTGCTTGGCGCTTATGCGGGCGAGGCGCTTGCCGGCGTCGGGGGTGTGACCGTCGAACCCGCCCTATCCGGAGCGTTGCGGATGCGGCGTTTCTACGTAAGTCCCGAAATGCGGGGGCACGGCATCGGCCGGCTGCTGGCCCTCAATCTGCTCAATCATGCGCGGGATTTCTGCAGCGTCGTCACCGTTCATCCGGGCAATCCCGGCGCGGTCAAATTCTGGGGTGCTCTCGGGTTTCAGCCTTGCGGACCGGACGGCGATACACATTGTCTCGAAATCGCCCGCATTTCCGCCGGTCGGGATATTTCCGGCGCGTCCTTCACGCTTTAA
- a CDS encoding GNAT family N-acetyltransferase → MARRDSMTAFGQLAEAIALVSQGKPGHIVDTLIAERGQRIVKNPLWPVMRPFLYTLLRYNKAIEFANAVAKMPGFQSFEYLSEVLKLDIGIANGERIPDAGGFILVSNHPTGIADGVAVFDLLKTRRPDMMFFANRDAIRVNPRFAEMIIPVEWREEHKSKLKARETLQLTNHAVREGKATVLFPSGRIAYWANGRLNERPWKTSAVGLARKYNLPILPVHMTARNSGLFYWLAKWSTELRDMTVFHELLNKRGDRFDFVIGNLIPVEHLDGDLNEVTKALEKHTVYDMAGDGDATFLPVSLPAAATPRELPVAAV, encoded by the coding sequence ATGGCACGGCGCGATTCCATGACGGCTTTCGGACAACTCGCGGAAGCAATCGCTCTCGTTTCACAGGGAAAGCCGGGTCATATCGTCGACACGCTGATTGCCGAACGCGGCCAGAGGATCGTGAAAAATCCGCTCTGGCCGGTCATGCGGCCGTTCCTGTACACGCTGCTGCGCTACAACAAGGCCATCGAATTCGCCAATGCCGTCGCCAAAATGCCGGGTTTCCAATCGTTCGAATATCTGAGCGAGGTGCTGAAACTCGATATCGGCATCGCCAACGGCGAACGCATTCCCGATGCCGGCGGCTTCATCCTCGTCAGCAACCACCCCACAGGCATCGCCGACGGTGTTGCCGTGTTCGATCTGCTGAAGACGCGCCGGCCGGACATGATGTTCTTCGCCAATCGCGATGCGATCCGCGTCAATCCGCGGTTTGCCGAGATGATCATTCCCGTCGAATGGCGGGAGGAGCACAAGAGCAAGCTGAAGGCGCGCGAGACGCTGCAATTGACCAACCACGCGGTCAGGGAAGGCAAGGCGACGGTGCTCTTCCCGTCAGGCCGCATCGCCTATTGGGCGAACGGCCGGCTGAATGAACGCCCATGGAAGACCTCGGCCGTCGGGCTGGCGCGCAAATACAATCTGCCGATCCTTCCCGTCCACATGACGGCGCGCAATTCCGGGTTGTTCTATTGGCTGGCGAAATGGTCGACGGAACTCCGCGACATGACTGTCTTTCATGAGCTCTTGAACAAACGCGGCGACCGTTTCGATTTCGTGATCGGCAATCTTATTCCCGTCGAACATCTGGACGGCGACCTCAACGAGGTGACCAAGGCTCTGGAGAAACATACGGTGTACGATATGGCGGGGGATGGTGACGCCACCTTCTTGCCGGTCAGCCTTCCGGCCGCAGCAACGCCTCGCGAGCTTCCCGTTGCCGCGGTCTAA